ATGTTGGGTTCCTATGCCAGCTTTTCTTCAAAAGTTTACAAATGCCCGGCGGATAATGCTCTGAGCGATCGCCAAAGGAACGCAGGATGGGACTCTCGAGTTCGCAGTGTATCGATGAATGCCATGATCGGCAATCCTGGTGCCCTGCTTCAAAATGGCGTCAACGTGAACAATCCCACCTACCGGCAGTACCTGAAGGAATCGGAGATTAGAAATCCCTCGATGACTTTTGTCTTTTTGGACGAACATCCGGATAGCATCAATGACGGGTACTTTGTCGAAAATCCCTATGAATTGGAGTGGATTGATCTCCCGGCTTCCTATCACAATGGCGGCAGCAGCTTCTCCTTTGCTGATGGCCATAGTGAACTACATTACTGGCTCTACGATTCAACCAGACGACCTGCGAAGGAGGATGGCGCCCAGTTGCCAATGACCATCCATCCGACTGATCGGGCTGATTTCGATTGGGTTATCCGGCGGATGAGCGTCGAGCGTTCCACTTACAACTCGCCGCCTCCACACCCCTAGAGGCCTCGGGCATCACCAAGGCCGCGTCGAATTTCTTTTCCCGAGGATCGTAGCTGTAGGGTCGTCATCTCAGAATCTCATTCCCGGCACTGAAAATGTTTGCGCTAATGTCAAGTCTTACAAACTTAAAAAGTCCTCGTCAATTTGGATCTGAACTGTTAACATATCCAATCATTCTAGAAAGCATTTATGCCACGAAATCACAATTCGGCCATCGGCGCTTTTTGCGCCATTTTAATTTTAAGTGTGCTCACTGTCTCTGTATGGGCTGATACCCCTCCCCATGGACAGCCAGTAGCCATCAGTGCAACGCCTGCCAAACCTGAATTGTTGGTTTGGGATTCCCTCCAGAAGGAACTCTCAACCACCAATGGCCAGGCCAGCGCCGATTTTTCATTTGCCGTAACGAACGTTTCCGAATCCCTCGTCGTCATTGACCGCGTCATGACCTCCTGCGGTTGCACAGTGGCCAAGTTGCCCAGCGAACCTTGGCTGCTTCCACCGCACTCTGATGGAAAGGTCGGCGTCACCGTCAACCTCGCCGGCAAATCTGGCACTATTTTCAAGACGGTTACTGTGGTTTCCACCAATGCTCCCAAAACTCTCACGGTAAAAGTAAATATCGCGGAAAACCCTGAAATGGCTCGCTCTCGCAACCAACAAATGGCCTTGGCTGACCGGCAGGCAGTATTCAGAAATGATTGTGCCAGCTGCCATGTCGAACCAACCAAGGGCAAAGAAGGCAAGGAATTATACGCGGCGGCTTGCGGCATCTGTCACGACTCTGAAAACCGTGCAACCGCCGTCCCCAGCTTGCATGCCTTAAATCATTCAACGGACTACAATTACTGGAAGGCATGGATGACTACAGGCAAGGCTGGAAGCATGATGCCTGCTTTTGCGGTCAATCAGGGCGGTCCACTCAGTGATGCACAAATCGATTCCGTGGCGAAGTATTTGACTGAAACGATTCCCGCAAATCCTCCTGCCACTCCGGTGAAACTCACAACCCCGAGCCATAATATAATTCCTTCCGGGCAGAAGAATTAATAGTCTGGAACACTTGTGCCTTCACTTGGCCCTGGCGTCATATTGAATCAACCGCCTAATCCAGTTCACGAACATGCCGATTCATCTGCCTCCCGTTTCACGCCGCCGGTTTCTCGCGAGCACCCTCGCTGCAGGAGCCGGACTTTTAATCAGTCGTGATCTTTTTGCCAAAGGCCGGGATACCGATCCAAACAGTTGGGCGCTCGTTTCCGACATCCACCTTGCTGCAGATCGGAAGAAGCTTGGGCGAGGCATAAACATGGCGGATAATTTCACCCAGGTAACCACACAACTTCTGGATCCCAAATGGCGCCATTCTGCCATGTTGATTAGCGGAGATTTGGCTTTTAATTCCGGCGAAAGTGCCGATTACGCCACCGTTACCGAGTTGCTCCAACCGGTTCAAGCCGGCGGAATTCCCATTCATCTGACTCTCGGTAATCACGATAACCGTGAACATTTCTGGGACGCCATTGCCGAAGCAAAGGCCGCCAAGCGTCCGGTAACGGACCATCAGGTCTCCCTGCTCCGCTCCTCCCGCGCGAACTGGTTTGTGCTGGATTCGCTGGAACAAACCCTCGCCACACCGGGACTCATCGGCGAAGCGCAGTTGGACTGGCTGGCCCATGCCCTGGATGATAACAAAAGGAAACCAGCGCTGATCGTTGTTCATCATAATTTGAACGACAATTCAGGCAAACCTTCCGGCCTCAAAGATGGGGATAAGCTCCTCGATATCATCCGTCCGAGAAAGCACGTCAAAGCACTCCTCTACGGCCACTCGCATGACTGGGAAGTGAAGCAGGATTCAAGCGGCATCCACCTGATCAACCTGCCTCCCACCGCCTACGTCTTCAAGGAAGGCAAGCCCAACGGCTGGGTTCACGCCTCTCTACAGTCAAAAGGCATGCAACTGGAATTACGCTGCCTCGATAGCAGCCATCCGCAGCACGGTGAAACCCACGATCTCAAGTGGCGCGCCTGATGACGTCTTCGTGAAATAGAGTAGGTTTTTTCATGGATGCTACTCAATCCGTTCGCATCGATAAGTGGTTATGGGCGGTTCGACTTTTCAAGACCCGCAGCCTGGCCATGGCAGCGTGTCGCAGCGGCCATGTCCGTGTGGGCGGTCATCCGGTTAAACCTGCCCGTGAAGTCAGGATTAACGACGTCATCGAAGCCAGGACCGGTGACATCACCCGCACCGTCAAAGTCCTTGGCTTGTTACACCAAAGAGTCGGTGCTCAAGCTGTCAAGGAACATGCGGAAGATTTGACACCCGCCTCCGAATACGAAAAGCGCAAGGAACTCGTTCTGGAACCGATGTTCTACCGTCCGAAAGGAACCGGGCGTCCCACCAAAAAAGATCGCCGCTCGATGGAAAAATTGTTTTAGACAATTTCCTTCAAACTAACTTTCCTTCGCCGCTAATGCCGGGGCTGCAACCGGGGACTTCAAGGTCGCGATTTCCACCCCCACCAGGCAGACATCGTCCATGAATTCCTGTCCTAAAGCAAACTGCCGTATCTCCGCCAGCAGATCATCAAACATTTCACTCAGCGGCATTTTTGTGCGATTGCGCACCGCATTGACCAGCATCTCGTGGGAATAAAGTTGCTGGTCCGCTCCTTCAACTTCATAGAGGCCATCAGTGAACAGCATCACCGCCTCCCCTTCCTTTATGGGACAGACAGAAGTGGTATAGACGCTTTGTTCAAACAACCCCAGCGCCGGTTTTCCCTTGGCGTCATTGTTGGTCAAAGATCCGACCACGCCGGTGTTGGGATGGATGAGCAACGGCTTTGGATGCCCGGCATTCGCATATCGCAACGTGCCCGATGCCGCATCTGCCACCATGTAGAACGCAGTGGTAAGCATGGGTGACCCCGTGTGCTTTAAAATCGCGCATAAATCCCGGTTCAACTTTGTCATTAATTTTCCGGGATCACCGG
Above is a genomic segment from Pedosphaera parvula Ellin514 containing:
- a CDS encoding type II secretion system protein, which codes for MQLVCTIKSNAFKANQVQSHSRSRTGFTLMELLIVVAVIGILAAMLLPALSRSKSRAQAIFCLSNNKQLSFAWEMYSSDNNDQLVYNLGGRIDTKGFAPRDEPNWVNNIMDWELSPDNTNNSFVNNSMLGSYASFSSKVYKCPADNALSDRQRNAGWDSRVRSVSMNAMIGNPGALLQNGVNVNNPTYRQYLKESEIRNPSMTFVFLDEHPDSINDGYFVENPYELEWIDLPASYHNGGSSFSFADGHSELHYWLYDSTRRPAKEDGAQLPMTIHPTDRADFDWVIRRMSVERSTYNSPPPHP
- a CDS encoding DUF1573 domain-containing protein, with translation MPRNHNSAIGAFCAILILSVLTVSVWADTPPHGQPVAISATPAKPELLVWDSLQKELSTTNGQASADFSFAVTNVSESLVVIDRVMTSCGCTVAKLPSEPWLLPPHSDGKVGVTVNLAGKSGTIFKTVTVVSTNAPKTLTVKVNIAENPEMARSRNQQMALADRQAVFRNDCASCHVEPTKGKEGKELYAAACGICHDSENRATAVPSLHALNHSTDYNYWKAWMTTGKAGSMMPAFAVNQGGPLSDAQIDSVAKYLTETIPANPPATPVKLTTPSHNIIPSGQKN
- a CDS encoding metallophosphoesterase family protein, yielding MPIHLPPVSRRRFLASTLAAGAGLLISRDLFAKGRDTDPNSWALVSDIHLAADRKKLGRGINMADNFTQVTTQLLDPKWRHSAMLISGDLAFNSGESADYATVTELLQPVQAGGIPIHLTLGNHDNREHFWDAIAEAKAAKRPVTDHQVSLLRSSRANWFVLDSLEQTLATPGLIGEAQLDWLAHALDDNKRKPALIVVHHNLNDNSGKPSGLKDGDKLLDIIRPRKHVKALLYGHSHDWEVKQDSSGIHLINLPPTAYVFKEGKPNGWVHASLQSKGMQLELRCLDSSHPQHGETHDLKWRA
- a CDS encoding RNA-binding S4 domain-containing protein, whose product is MDATQSVRIDKWLWAVRLFKTRSLAMAACRSGHVRVGGHPVKPAREVRINDVIEARTGDITRTVKVLGLLHQRVGAQAVKEHAEDLTPASEYEKRKELVLEPMFYRPKGTGRPTKKDRRSMEKLF